Proteins encoded in a region of the Flammeovirga yaeyamensis genome:
- a CDS encoding DNA alkylation repair protein, whose translation MKLSEKTQSIYDQINSDKTKLGDIKKLAKEIKKDHEMALELWTIPEFFPRQLAILILDKAKLDQEVINQLDKDIQEQHPQKEKTQMIDWLMANQLTKNKKLIGLMESWEDSPSALQRRLFWYYQARLRWTGKTPPSNSKELIDKLEADILNEPPEVQWAMNFTAAWIGIYEKEYRDRCISIGENIGLYKEEKAPKGCTPNYLPEFIRIETSKRGL comes from the coding sequence ATGAAGTTATCAGAGAAAACACAATCGATTTACGATCAAATTAATTCAGATAAGACCAAACTAGGTGATATCAAGAAGTTAGCGAAGGAGATAAAGAAAGACCATGAAATGGCGTTGGAGTTATGGACAATTCCGGAATTCTTTCCTCGTCAATTAGCTATTTTGATATTGGATAAGGCAAAATTGGATCAAGAGGTCATTAATCAGTTAGATAAGGACATACAAGAACAACACCCTCAAAAGGAAAAAACACAAATGATTGATTGGTTGATGGCGAATCAGTTAACCAAAAATAAAAAGTTGATTGGGTTGATGGAATCTTGGGAAGATAGTCCATCTGCATTGCAGAGAAGATTGTTCTGGTATTATCAAGCAAGATTGAGATGGACAGGAAAAACACCACCATCCAACTCTAAAGAGTTAATTGATAAGCTAGAAGCTGATATACTAAACGAACCTCCTGAGGTGCAATGGGCCATGAACTTTACAGCAGCATGGATTGGTATCTACGAAAAAGAATATAGAGATCGTTGTATTTCTATTGGAGAAAATATCGGATTATATAAAGAGGAGAAGGCTCCTAAAGGGTGTACTCCGAATTATTTACCAGAGTTTATCAGAATTGAAACGTCCAAAAGAGGACTATAA
- a CDS encoding acetyl-CoA C-acyltransferase: protein MEAYIVAGYRTAIGKAKKGGFRFTRPDDLAADVIQHLVQSVPALDPTRIDDLIVGCAIPEAEQGMQMARMISLLAFAPDNLKVPGVTVNRYCGSGVETISMATAKIRAGMADCIIAGGTESMSMVPMMGYKTGLNYKIATETPQYYLNMGLTAEEVAKEYGIDRDEADEFAVKSHEKALAAIKEGKFKDEIVPITVKETYLEGDRKKTREFVVDTDEGPRPSDVSGLGRLKPAFKQGGQVTAGNSSQTSDGAAFVMVMSERMVKELKLEPIARMVSYASAGVDPRIMGIGPVEAIPRALAQAGLKASDIEQVELNEAFAAQSLAVIKNIDIDPNIINVNGGAIALGHPLGCTGAKLSVQLFNEMRRRNQKYGMVTACVGGGQGVAGIYELLK, encoded by the coding sequence ATGGAAGCTTATATCGTAGCAGGTTATAGAACAGCGATCGGCAAGGCGAAAAAAGGGGGATTTCGATTCACACGTCCTGACGATTTAGCAGCAGATGTTATCCAACATCTAGTCCAAAGTGTTCCCGCTTTGGATCCAACTAGAATCGACGACCTAATTGTAGGTTGTGCGATTCCTGAAGCAGAACAAGGTATGCAAATGGCGAGAATGATTTCGTTATTGGCATTTGCTCCAGATAATTTAAAAGTGCCAGGTGTTACAGTAAACCGTTACTGTGGTTCTGGTGTGGAAACAATTTCCATGGCGACTGCTAAAATTAGAGCAGGTATGGCTGATTGTATTATCGCAGGTGGTACAGAATCGATGTCGATGGTACCAATGATGGGATACAAAACTGGATTAAACTATAAGATAGCTACAGAAACACCTCAATACTACTTGAACATGGGATTGACGGCTGAGGAAGTAGCAAAAGAATACGGAATTGATCGTGATGAAGCAGATGAGTTTGCAGTAAAATCACACGAAAAAGCTTTGGCAGCGATCAAGGAAGGTAAATTTAAAGACGAAATCGTTCCAATTACTGTGAAAGAAACGTATTTGGAAGGAGATCGCAAAAAGACAAGAGAGTTTGTAGTAGATACAGATGAAGGACCTCGTCCATCAGATGTTTCTGGTTTAGGTAGATTAAAGCCTGCATTCAAACAAGGTGGTCAAGTAACTGCTGGTAACTCTTCTCAAACATCAGATGGTGCTGCTTTTGTGATGGTGATGTCAGAGCGTATGGTGAAAGAGTTAAAGTTAGAGCCAATCGCTAGAATGGTATCTTATGCATCGGCAGGGGTAGATCCAAGAATCATGGGTATTGGTCCTGTTGAAGCTATTCCAAGAGCTTTAGCACAAGCAGGTCTTAAAGCATCTGATATCGAGCAAGTAGAATTGAACGAAGCCTTTGCTGCTCAATCTCTTGCCGTAATCAAAAACATTGATATCGATCCGAACATCATAAATGTGAATGGTGGAGCGATTGCTTTAGGTCACCCACTAGGTTGTACTGGAGCCAAGTTATCCGTTCAATTATTTAACGAGATGCGTCGTCGTAATCAGAAATACGGAATGGTAACTGCCTGTGTAGGTGGAGGCCAAGGTGTAGCGGGTATCTATGAGTTATTGAAATAA
- a CDS encoding MarR family winged helix-turn-helix transcriptional regulator, with the protein MEGLRRSEKKKQSVDLSIKATWLGISKMYNLLGAPYDISHSIGFVLLNIDPVDGTPATKIAPLMGMEARSLTRMLKNFEEKGLIVRIPDKHDKRKVIIKLTDYGQAKREMSKQTVKVFQRRVEEKVSLDELGVFFHVMDQINDVIKDPKNHMFDEIRDRLKEYGITEDNLNK; encoded by the coding sequence ATGGAGGGATTGCGCAGATCTGAAAAAAAGAAGCAGTCGGTCGACTTAAGTATCAAAGCCACTTGGTTAGGAATTTCGAAGATGTATAACCTATTAGGTGCACCTTATGATATTTCCCATTCTATAGGATTCGTATTGTTGAATATTGATCCGGTAGATGGAACGCCCGCGACTAAAATTGCTCCTTTGATGGGTATGGAAGCAAGGAGTTTGACCAGAATGCTTAAAAATTTCGAAGAAAAAGGTTTAATAGTTAGAATACCTGATAAACACGACAAACGTAAGGTGATTATCAAGTTGACTGATTACGGACAAGCCAAACGCGAAATGTCGAAACAGACGGTAAAGGTTTTTCAGAGAAGAGTAGAAGAGAAAGTTTCCTTAGACGAATTAGGCGTTTTTTTTCATGTGATGGATCAAATTAATGATGTCATTAAAGACCCTAAAAATCATATGTTTGATGAGATTAGAGACCGTTTAAAAGAATACGGTATCACAGAAGACAATCTCAACAAATAA
- a CDS encoding ABC transporter ATP-binding protein yields the protein MKELAFLNKYIIRYGFRLTLGIIFMIISNIFAIAPAQVVRYALDLVIDTFKTQELLKGSAEHTVFVDDFFQTVLLYGGIIVLMALMRGVFLFLVRQTIIVMSRLIEYDLKNDIFEHYQKLSLSFYRKNNTGDLMARISEDVSKVRMYLGPAIMYSINMIISFILTIGIMLSINVHLTFWALFPLPLLSISIYFVNNIINKKSELIQQQLSSMSTFVQEAFSGIRVIKAFVRENESLSQFDENATEYQNRQLELAKVNSMFYPLMLFLIGLSTILTVYVGGIEVEKGTITAGVIAEFIMYVTLLTWPVTSLGWVTSIVQRAAASQKRINEFLNETPDIVSTSSEKKDIKGNLKFDKVSLVYPDSGIKALDELSFEIESGKTLAILGTTGSGKSTVANLISRLYDPSSGTIYIDGEDLKGYNLQDIRSQINMAPQDVFLFSNSLRNNISFAKTDATEEDIIQATKDAGLYENIVQMDKGLDTLVGERGITLSGGQKQRTTIARAILGNPKILVLDDSLSAVDTKTENLILNNLQRVMKNKTSVIISHRVSSAKLADKIIVLHEGKIIEEGTHNELLEKKGHYNTLFEQQSKGNNL from the coding sequence ATGAAAGAACTCGCTTTCTTAAATAAATACATTATTCGATATGGTTTTAGGCTGACCCTTGGGATCATCTTCATGATCATATCAAACATTTTTGCCATTGCACCCGCACAAGTTGTACGTTACGCTCTTGATCTAGTTATTGATACTTTCAAGACACAAGAGCTATTGAAAGGATCAGCAGAACATACTGTTTTTGTAGATGATTTCTTTCAAACGGTACTTCTTTACGGAGGGATCATTGTATTGATGGCCCTTATGAGAGGCGTATTCTTATTTCTTGTTCGTCAGACTATCATTGTGATGTCGCGTTTGATAGAATACGATTTGAAAAATGATATCTTCGAGCATTATCAAAAACTCTCTTTGAGCTTCTACAGAAAGAACAATACTGGCGATTTGATGGCAAGAATCTCTGAAGATGTAAGTAAAGTGAGAATGTATTTAGGACCTGCTATCATGTATTCAATCAACATGATCATTTCCTTTATTCTGACCATTGGTATCATGTTAAGTATCAATGTTCATCTTACTTTCTGGGCTTTATTTCCTCTTCCTCTTTTATCGATCAGTATTTACTTCGTCAATAATATCATCAATAAGAAGTCTGAATTGATACAGCAACAGCTGTCTTCGATGTCGACTTTTGTACAAGAAGCTTTTTCTGGAATTCGAGTGATTAAAGCTTTTGTAAGAGAAAACGAATCGCTCTCACAATTTGATGAAAACGCTACAGAATACCAGAACAGACAACTAGAGTTAGCCAAAGTGAACTCGATGTTCTACCCTTTGATGTTGTTCCTCATCGGTCTATCGACTATCCTTACGGTATATGTTGGTGGTATAGAAGTAGAAAAAGGTACGATCACTGCGGGTGTAATTGCCGAATTTATTATGTATGTAACGTTGCTTACATGGCCTGTCACCTCTTTAGGATGGGTAACAAGTATTGTACAACGAGCAGCTGCCTCTCAGAAAAGAATTAATGAGTTTTTAAACGAAACTCCAGATATAGTTTCTACCTCTTCAGAAAAGAAAGATATTAAAGGTAATCTAAAATTCGATAAAGTTTCTTTGGTCTATCCTGACTCTGGAATTAAAGCATTAGATGAATTATCTTTTGAGATTGAATCTGGTAAAACATTAGCGATTTTAGGTACTACAGGATCTGGTAAGAGTACTGTAGCCAACCTTATTTCTCGTCTTTACGATCCTTCATCAGGTACTATTTATATTGATGGAGAAGATCTTAAAGGATATAACCTTCAAGATATCAGATCACAGATTAATATGGCTCCACAAGATGTCTTCCTATTTTCTAATAGCTTAAGAAATAATATTTCTTTTGCTAAGACAGATGCGACAGAAGAAGATATCATTCAAGCTACAAAAGACGCTGGACTTTATGAAAATATCGTTCAGATGGACAAAGGATTGGATACTTTAGTGGGCGAACGTGGTATTACGTTATCTGGTGGTCAAAAACAAAGAACGACGATTGCTAGAGCTATCTTAGGGAATCCTAAAATTTTAGTATTAGACGATAGTCTTTCTGCGGTAGATACGAAAACTGAAAACCTAATTTTAAATAATTTACAGAGGGTAATGAAGAATAAAACTTCTGTAATCATCTCTCACAGAGTTTCTTCTGCAAAATTGGCTGATAAAATAATTGTGCTTCATGAAGGTAAAATTATTGAAGAAGGTACTCATAATGAACTTCTTGAGAAAAAAGGTCATTATAATACCTTATTCGAACAGCAATCTAAAGGGAATAATTTGTAA
- a CDS encoding 3-hydroxyacyl-CoA dehydrogenase/enoyl-CoA hydratase family protein: MKKRTIRKVAVLGSGVMGSRIACHFANVGVEVLLLDIVPRELSEAEAAKGLTMESKAFRNKIVNDALKTALKSKPAPVYKKGVERLITTGNFTDDMSKIASCDWTIEVVVENLDIKKKVFEEVEKYRKPGTLITSNTSGIPMKFMCEGRSEDFVKNFCGTHFFNPPRYLRLLEIIPGPSTDQDVVDFLMNYGDVQLGKETVLCKDTPAFIANRIGVYAIMSGMHTIQEMGLSVGEVDKLTGPIIGRAKSATFRTSDVVGLDTMVKVSNNLHAGLPEDESKERFVLPKIVSELNDRQWYGDKTKQGYYKKTKDEKGKKVILELNLETFEYQPKTRAKFKALEAVKDIDNLRKRLPILLNFEDKAGDFYRKTFFDVFRYCSNRIPEIADELFRIDEAVAAGFAWELGPFETWDILGVKGTVEKMEAAGEKPAAWVYEMLEAGHTSFYKNEGRQRYYYDIPTKSYKVVPGTESLVMLETLREENVVWSNPGATLFDIGDGVLNLEFHTKMNALGQENLEGINTAISIAEDQGWKGVVIGNESANFSAGANLAMLFMFACDQEYDEINLMIAQFQKTMMRARYSSVPVVAATSGLALGGGCELSMHCDAVQAHAETYMGLVEVGVGLIPAGGGTKEMALRVSDHLKSGDPEYNRLQDAFMSIATAKVATSAEEMRDMGFMNEASRITLNRKRVIADAKTRVLELSALGYAEKNQRKDIKVQGRGGMALFEAGIAGMEYANWASEHDAKIARKLNYVINGGDLSSPTYVSEQYLLDLEREAFLSLSGEKKTLERIQSIIFKGKPLRN; the protein is encoded by the coding sequence ATGAAGAAAAGAACTATCAGGAAAGTAGCAGTACTTGGCTCCGGAGTTATGGGGTCGCGTATCGCATGTCACTTTGCGAATGTAGGTGTCGAAGTTCTATTATTAGACATTGTACCTAGAGAATTATCAGAGGCTGAAGCAGCCAAAGGGCTTACTATGGAAAGCAAAGCTTTTCGTAATAAAATAGTAAACGATGCTCTTAAAACAGCTTTAAAATCAAAACCGGCTCCTGTATACAAAAAAGGAGTAGAAAGACTTATTACCACAGGTAACTTTACAGACGATATGTCTAAAATCGCATCGTGTGATTGGACCATTGAAGTAGTTGTGGAAAACTTGGATATCAAAAAGAAAGTATTCGAGGAAGTAGAAAAATACAGAAAGCCAGGTACACTGATCACATCAAATACTTCGGGTATCCCGATGAAATTTATGTGTGAAGGCAGAAGTGAAGATTTTGTGAAAAACTTCTGTGGCACTCACTTCTTTAACCCTCCGCGTTACCTAAGATTATTGGAAATCATTCCAGGCCCATCAACAGATCAAGACGTGGTCGATTTCTTGATGAACTATGGTGATGTTCAATTAGGTAAAGAAACTGTTTTATGTAAAGATACACCTGCATTTATTGCCAACCGTATTGGCGTTTACGCAATTATGTCGGGTATGCATACCATCCAAGAAATGGGATTATCTGTTGGCGAGGTAGACAAACTTACAGGTCCTATTATTGGTAGAGCAAAATCAGCAACATTCCGTACAAGTGATGTCGTTGGTTTGGATACTATGGTTAAAGTATCGAATAATTTGCATGCAGGTTTGCCAGAAGATGAATCAAAAGAACGTTTCGTATTACCTAAAATCGTTAGCGAATTGAACGATAGACAATGGTATGGCGATAAGACTAAGCAAGGTTATTACAAAAAGACAAAAGACGAGAAAGGTAAGAAAGTCATTCTTGAATTGAATCTTGAAACATTCGAATATCAACCAAAAACTAGAGCGAAGTTTAAAGCTTTAGAGGCAGTGAAAGATATCGATAACCTAAGAAAACGTCTTCCAATTCTTCTAAACTTTGAAGACAAAGCGGGAGATTTCTACCGTAAAACATTCTTTGATGTATTCCGTTACTGCTCGAACCGTATTCCAGAAATTGCGGATGAGTTATTCAGAATTGATGAAGCAGTAGCTGCAGGTTTTGCTTGGGAATTAGGTCCATTTGAAACATGGGATATTCTTGGAGTTAAAGGCACTGTAGAAAAAATGGAAGCAGCTGGAGAGAAGCCTGCTGCATGGGTGTACGAAATGCTTGAAGCAGGTCATACCTCTTTCTATAAAAATGAAGGTCGTCAGAGATATTATTACGATATCCCTACGAAATCATATAAAGTGGTTCCAGGTACTGAGTCTCTAGTGATGTTAGAAACACTAAGAGAAGAAAATGTAGTTTGGAGCAACCCAGGAGCAACATTATTCGATATCGGCGATGGCGTATTGAACTTAGAGTTCCATACTAAAATGAATGCCCTAGGACAAGAAAACTTGGAAGGTATCAATACAGCAATTTCTATCGCTGAAGATCAAGGATGGAAAGGTGTTGTGATTGGTAACGAATCTGCGAATTTCTCAGCAGGTGCTAACCTTGCCATGTTATTTATGTTTGCTTGTGATCAGGAATACGATGAAATCAACTTGATGATTGCTCAATTCCAGAAAACAATGATGAGAGCACGTTATTCTTCTGTACCTGTTGTTGCGGCCACATCTGGCTTGGCATTAGGTGGTGGATGTGAACTTTCGATGCATTGTGATGCTGTACAAGCACACGCCGAAACGTATATGGGTCTAGTAGAAGTAGGTGTTGGTTTAATTCCAGCCGGTGGAGGTACCAAAGAAATGGCACTTCGTGTATCGGATCACTTAAAATCGGGTGACCCAGAATACAACCGTCTTCAAGATGCATTTATGAGCATTGCGACTGCTAAAGTAGCGACTTCAGCAGAAGAGATGAGAGACATGGGCTTCATGAACGAAGCATCGAGAATAACGCTTAACCGTAAACGTGTGATTGCAGATGCTAAAACAAGAGTATTGGAGTTATCCGCTCTTGGTTATGCAGAGAAAAATCAGCGTAAAGATATTAAAGTACAAGGTCGTGGTGGCATGGCTTTATTCGAAGCAGGTATTGCTGGAATGGAGTATGCAAATTGGGCTTCAGAGCATGATGCAAAGATTGCTAGAAAGCTAAATTATGTAATTAATGGTGGCGATTTATCATCACCTACTTATGTGTCTGAGCAGTATTTACTGGATTTAGAGCGTGAGGCATTCTTAAGTTTATCGGGTGAAAAGAAAACATTGGAGCGTATCCAGAGTATTATTTTCAAGGGTAAACCTTTAAGAAACTAA
- a CDS encoding RNA polymerase sigma factor — MTSINYQENNQAQINEKDLKLLFDQYFESIRSFIYYKLGDIDAAEDIAQEAYIKFWEAREKVIKETAKTYLYTIANNLAMNYIKHNKVVLQFEQKQNKKDGETETNPEFKMELNEFQHSLEETINQLPDKSKEVFLMNRMEGLTYAEISDRLDVSIKAIEKRMSKALSILRSNLKINI, encoded by the coding sequence GTGACGTCAATAAATTATCAAGAAAACAATCAAGCCCAAATAAATGAAAAAGATTTAAAGTTGCTTTTCGATCAGTATTTCGAAAGTATCCGAAGTTTCATTTATTACAAATTAGGCGATATCGACGCGGCAGAAGATATCGCACAGGAAGCGTATATCAAATTTTGGGAAGCGCGTGAAAAGGTGATCAAAGAAACAGCTAAAACTTACTTATATACGATTGCGAATAATCTTGCGATGAATTACATCAAGCATAATAAAGTGGTGTTACAATTCGAGCAAAAACAAAATAAGAAAGACGGAGAAACAGAAACCAATCCAGAATTTAAGATGGAATTGAATGAGTTTCAACATTCATTGGAAGAAACCATTAATCAGTTGCCAGATAAAAGTAAAGAAGTTTTTTTAATGAATCGTATGGAAGGTTTGACCTATGCGGAAATAAGCGATAGATTAGATGTAAGCATTAAGGCCATAGAAAAAAGAATGAGTAAAGCCCTAAGCATTTTAAGATCAAACCTTAAAATAAATATATAA
- a CDS encoding adenylate kinase has protein sequence MINLVLFGPPGAGKGTQSDKIKAKYELTHLSTGDLLRGEIAAGTPLGLKAKELMDQGQLVPDEVVIGMIDSKIKEFKTGNGFIFDGFPRTVAQAEALDQLMASNDIAISGMVALEVDEEELTKRILKRGETSGRTDDQNEDLIRNRVQEYNNKTAPVANFYEGQGKFKSINGVGTIEEIFENACTAIESL, from the coding sequence ATGATCAATCTTGTATTATTTGGCCCTCCGGGTGCTGGTAAAGGTACGCAAAGTGATAAAATCAAAGCGAAGTACGAATTGACTCACCTTTCTACTGGTGATTTACTTCGTGGTGAAATCGCAGCGGGTACTCCACTTGGGCTAAAAGCAAAAGAATTGATGGACCAAGGTCAATTAGTTCCTGATGAAGTAGTTATTGGTATGATCGACTCTAAGATCAAAGAATTTAAAACTGGTAACGGTTTTATCTTTGATGGTTTCCCTCGTACTGTAGCTCAAGCAGAAGCTTTAGACCAATTAATGGCAAGCAATGACATCGCTATTTCTGGTATGGTTGCTTTAGAGGTGGATGAAGAAGAGTTGACAAAACGTATCTTAAAACGTGGTGAGACTTCTGGTCGTACAGATGATCAAAACGAAGATTTGATCCGTAACCGTGTACAGGAGTACAATAACAAAACTGCTCCTGTAGCGAACTTCTACGAAGGTCAAGGTAAATTCAAATCAATTAACGGTGTAGGTACTATCGAAGAAATCTTCGAAAATGCTTGTACTGCAATTGAATCTTTATAG
- a CDS encoding DUF6452 family protein → MNFKNNLKRYVLSFLPLFIFLVTPSCRDCDAFSNPSSYALGAFYDKNNPTTAVNITFESINGIGGANIPQLSNQKILLPLKVTERQTGFSFITSGLADTTYIDYSTSVKVNGPDCGAFEQFTGLGVSRDPSQPGQSSYSGVQGALFDSVVVVNNTVSADTINENIQFLIDICDADIKTASRNLIVTFYDIKTNNPRELQFTSIHVKGRDSDPIYTDADKFSTINLPLESDTTTVFEFRIGEDDSDPNTITQELKVRFNNSTVINDDETGCIFTNGTGSVTLVSNNVEGDNFVFPIDSIFQRMEVDRKTVNTNPDFPNVKLFN, encoded by the coding sequence ATGAACTTTAAAAACAATTTGAAGAGGTATGTATTATCCTTTTTACCTCTATTTATTTTTTTAGTAACACCTTCTTGTAGAGATTGTGACGCCTTTTCTAATCCATCATCATATGCATTAGGGGCTTTTTATGATAAAAATAATCCGACAACAGCAGTAAATATTACTTTTGAGTCGATTAATGGTATTGGGGGAGCAAATATTCCTCAGTTATCAAATCAAAAGATTTTATTGCCGTTGAAAGTAACTGAGCGTCAGACTGGGTTTTCGTTTATAACTTCAGGGTTGGCGGATACAACTTATATTGATTATTCGACATCAGTAAAAGTGAATGGTCCTGATTGTGGTGCTTTTGAGCAGTTTACTGGTTTAGGAGTATCAAGAGATCCTTCTCAACCCGGTCAATCGTCGTATAGTGGAGTACAAGGAGCATTGTTCGATTCTGTTGTAGTGGTAAATAATACGGTATCGGCCGATACTATCAATGAAAATATTCAATTTTTAATTGATATATGCGATGCTGATATTAAAACAGCTAGTAGAAATTTGATTGTTACTTTTTATGATATAAAAACGAATAATCCGAGAGAGTTACAGTTTACCTCTATACATGTTAAAGGTAGAGATTCAGATCCTATTTACACTGATGCAGATAAGTTTAGTACAATTAATTTACCTTTAGAATCTGATACTACCACTGTATTTGAGTTTAGAATTGGTGAAGATGATAGTGACCCGAACACGATTACTCAGGAATTAAAAGTAAGATTTAATAATTCTACCGTAATAAATGATGATGAAACCGGATGTATTTTTACAAATGGTACAGGTTCGGTAACTTTGGTAAGTAATAATGTAGAAGGAGATAACTTTGTCTTTCCTATAGATTCTATTTTCCAAAGAATGGAAGTTGATAGAAAGACAGTAAACACTAATCCTGATTTCCCGAATGTTAAGTTATTTAATTAA
- a CDS encoding outer membrane beta-barrel protein, which translates to MKKLLFTILLLFFGGFLWAQESSTSDADPRLLDFNANENRGQWYTSLTVQVSSSNATDEDQFIRQLHSQDNGSFEIGTQGGYFIKDFFMVGVEFSYNRQEKDEIYTANNIRTHLKSVGQGYYIAPYIRNYIPLSKNRRFSIFNQTALQVGFGTSLKQTEANEETDKVKTDRITLGIGIQPGLAAFITDGFAFEASVGLLGLEMDHSKSVKNYTEESQRTDFDLDFKVNLLQIKLAVAYYF; encoded by the coding sequence ATGAAAAAACTACTTTTTACAATCTTATTACTCTTTTTTGGAGGTTTCCTTTGGGCACAAGAAAGTTCGACTTCTGATGCAGACCCAAGGTTGTTAGATTTTAATGCTAATGAAAATAGAGGACAATGGTATACCTCTTTAACAGTTCAAGTGTCATCCAGTAATGCTACAGATGAAGACCAATTTATTAGGCAGTTACATTCACAAGACAATGGAAGTTTTGAAATAGGTACTCAAGGTGGTTATTTCATTAAAGACTTTTTTATGGTGGGGGTTGAATTTTCTTACAACCGTCAAGAAAAAGATGAAATCTATACTGCTAATAATATAAGAACTCATTTGAAATCAGTGGGTCAGGGATATTACATTGCACCATATATCAGAAATTATATTCCGTTATCAAAGAATAGAAGGTTTAGTATTTTTAATCAGACAGCTTTACAAGTTGGTTTTGGAACAAGTTTAAAACAAACAGAAGCTAATGAAGAAACTGATAAAGTAAAGACTGATCGAATTACATTAGGTATAGGTATTCAACCCGGTTTAGCCGCATTTATTACTGATGGTTTTGCTTTTGAAGCTTCAGTGGGTCTATTAGGATTAGAAATGGACCATAGTAAATCAGTTAAAAATTACACAGAAGAATCACAAAGAACTGATTTTGACTTAGACTTTAAAGTCAATTTATTACAAATTAAACTTGCTGTAGCTTATTATTTCTAG
- a CDS encoding DUF6048 family protein, translating into MLSYLIKNTYSFIFILTMCLFNIEGFAQTLDDDIDAADQAADSALVEQDTTVIDWPLNKKGQPKGSGYFVLSGIRLGTDLRPLVTSLTDEGMTAYTFYGDVMIRNMWYITAEYGYMDRTRSSVETNVFNYQSVGNFYRFGIEYNLMRRASVDSGLSIGLKYANSRFDQSADYYSTGNGYWDEGATLKSLTEKNVNVDWFEFVVSLRLALWKGLTADFGFAYNIKKDFPDTAITKNDIPGWYFNKDDRSRLNFQYRLLYRIPLFPIYTQERPRRR; encoded by the coding sequence ATGTTAAGTTATTTAATTAAAAATACATATTCATTTATTTTCATCTTGACGATGTGTTTATTCAATATCGAAGGATTTGCACAAACGTTAGATGATGATATTGATGCCGCGGATCAGGCAGCTGATTCTGCTTTAGTAGAGCAAGATACGACGGTTATCGATTGGCCTTTAAATAAGAAAGGTCAACCGAAAGGATCTGGTTACTTTGTTTTATCAGGTATCCGATTAGGAACAGATTTAAGACCACTTGTCACTTCATTAACAGATGAAGGAATGACTGCCTATACTTTTTATGGAGATGTTATGATTCGTAACATGTGGTATATTACTGCAGAATACGGTTATATGGATAGAACAAGAAGTAGTGTAGAAACTAATGTTTTTAACTATCAATCTGTAGGAAATTTTTATCGTTTTGGAATTGAATATAACCTAATGCGTCGTGCTTCTGTAGATAGTGGTTTGTCTATTGGTTTGAAATATGCGAATTCTAGATTCGATCAATCAGCAGATTACTACAGTACAGGAAATGGCTATTGGGATGAAGGGGCAACCTTAAAAAGTTTAACAGAGAAAAATGTGAATGTGGATTGGTTTGAGTTTGTAGTCAGTTTACGTTTAGCTTTATGGAAAGGCCTAACTGCCGACTTCGGTTTTGCCTACAATATCAAAAAAGACTTTCCTGATACTGCAATTACTAAAAATGATATCCCTGGTTGGTATTTCAATAAAGATGATCGTTCTAGACTTAATTTTCAATATCGATTATTATATAGAATACCTTTATTCCCAATTTATACTCAAGAAAGACCTAGAAGAAGATAG